A genomic window from Xenorhabdus cabanillasii includes:
- a CDS encoding MFS transporter — MPTIATDRLSQKLHLLCESKIPLFFGVQLLPLLTAFSYISLFVYLPMWLMTGGGFSASKTSVIILPLTLPMLFIPLLSGYLAKNYPISNISGIGFFIASIGVCILINSTYEKIWLISFAMALIGIGNALPWGLMDALSVSVVPQEKAGLASGLFNTMRVAGEAIAITLVGSLINILTSKYINSNSISDSTQIVSYSYSETFKMFFIIIFILTLLAGLFFLAFLKENNNINKSTN, encoded by the coding sequence ATGCCTACTATAGCAACTGACCGCCTTTCTCAGAAATTGCACTTATTATGCGAATCCAAGATTCCTTTGTTTTTTGGGGTGCAATTACTACCTTTATTAACGGCCTTTAGTTATATATCACTTTTTGTTTATTTACCCATGTGGCTTATGACTGGAGGTGGTTTCAGTGCATCTAAAACTTCGGTAATTATTTTGCCTTTGACTTTACCGATGCTTTTTATTCCACTTCTTTCTGGTTACCTTGCTAAAAATTACCCAATCAGTAATATTTCTGGGATTGGTTTTTTTATAGCTTCTATTGGAGTATGTATACTAATAAACTCCACATATGAAAAAATTTGGTTAATATCTTTTGCTATGGCATTAATAGGAATTGGCAATGCCTTACCTTGGGGGTTAATGGATGCTTTATCTGTCAGTGTTGTTCCTCAAGAAAAAGCCGGGTTAGCGTCTGGATTGTTTAATACTATGCGAGTTGCAGGCGAAGCCATTGCTATTACACTTGTTGGGTCATTGATAAATATACTTACTTCGAAGTATATTAATTCCAATTCAATTAGCGATAGCACTCAAATAGTCTCCTATTCCTATAGTGAAACATTTAAAATGTTTTTTATAATTATATTTATCTTAACTTTACTAGCTGGATTATTTTTCCTTGCCTTTCTAAAAGAAAACAACAATATTAATAAATCAACAAATTAA
- a CDS encoding ATP-dependent Clp protease proteolytic subunit: MLEESSKDSPELPKEIPYEQSHLLKSRCIMISGEINQKLAERVTTQLLILQEISNEPIKIFINSQGGHVEAGDTIHDLIKFIKPEVFIIGTGWVASAGITIFLAAKKENRYSLPNTRFMIHQPLGGYEGRATDIEIEAREFLLIRSRINQLISDATGQPIEKVEKDTDRNYWMRPQQVIEYGIVGRIITKWEDINHV, from the coding sequence ATGTTAGAAGAATCATCAAAAGATTCGCCTGAACTTCCTAAAGAGATCCCCTATGAACAAAGTCATTTATTAAAATCCAGATGTATTATGATCTCTGGTGAGATTAACCAAAAATTAGCTGAAAGGGTAACAACACAGTTACTGATTTTACAAGAGATAAGTAACGAACCAATCAAGATTTTTATTAATAGTCAGGGTGGACATGTTGAAGCTGGTGATACTATTCATGACTTAATTAAATTTATAAAACCGGAAGTTTTTATAATAGGAACCGGTTGGGTTGCAAGTGCTGGCATTACTATTTTTCTTGCTGCCAAAAAAGAAAATCGTTATTCCCTCCCAAATACTCGTTTTATGATTCATCAACCTTTAGGAGGGTACGAAGGAAGAGCAACTGATATTGAAATAGAAGCTAGAGAGTTTTTACTGATACGTAGTCGCATAAATCAGCTTATTAGTGATGCCACAGGACAGCCGATAGAAAAAGTAGAAAAGGATACTGATAGAAATTATTGGATGCGCCCTCAACAGGTTATTGAATATGGAATTGTAGGTCGAATAATAACCAAGTGGGAAGACATCAACCATGTATGA